A window of Hordeum vulgare subsp. vulgare chromosome 5H, MorexV3_pseudomolecules_assembly, whole genome shotgun sequence genomic DNA:
TCGACCACCGTCGAAAACTAAGCTTTCGCCAGAGCCTTATGCCTGTCCACCTATCGAGCTCTAGGAAGGAAACTCAGCCGATGCCAACGAGAAGAAACCAAGGCTCCATCTGCACTAGCACCGGCGGCCTAATCCACTAGATCTGAGACAAACCGCAAAGGGCACAACATCACCTCAGAGAATAGACCAAGCAGAcgaccaacaccaccaccgccactaCAACACCAGGAGTGACCTGCATCACCAACGGCAGGCTAACCGGCCGCCCAATCGCCGCCGGGGTGAGCAGATCGAGCGTCCCAGATCCTGCCCACCTGAGGCCGCTGCCTCAAGTTGCATGCCACCAACCATTGCACCACCAGGAACACCGGGCCGCCCCGCGCCTCCGACGATCGTGCAGCCGCGCTGCAGGCCCTGTGACGGCCCAGATCGGACTCACACCAACCCCGCTACCAGGCCACACCACCTATGtgcaccaccaccgcgccgccaCCCACAATCACCACCGCAGCCACCACCGTCGACAGCCAGGAGCAGTCCCCAATGCCACGGAAGCCGCTGCGCCTCTTAAGATCCGACCGTCATGGCACAGATAACAGCCGTGAGCTGCCCCGCCGCCACCCTCCTTGGGGCCTGCCCAAACTTCGCCGGCGGGCTCCTCAAGCGGCGGTGAGACGTGGGGGAGGGTGGGTGGAGGAAGGAGGTCTCGCCGGCCGGGCTTCCCGTGTCAGTGGTCCCTCTCACGTAGTTTGATTTTGACGCTTTTCTTTCCTGCACTTGACTCCTTGTTCCCAAATTATTCTTTAACTTGTTAATTGATGTCATATAATGTGTTCTATCCTTGTACCATGGGTACACCAGATACACGTCACCGCATCCATCCATTGCGCAAAAACGGTGCTATTCAAATTAGTTCCTCCTGTACACGAGCACACTTCATTTTCTGCACACATGTATTACCCCAGAAATTGCTTTTGGCACAGCTCCACATTGTTGATTGGTCGGCTCAGATATCAGGCTCATCTGGACATGAGAACCAAAAAGCTGTGCCCATGATTTAGCATCCTTTTCGGTTCTGTGTTTCCGGTGTAGTAGAGCAGGGGATTTATCATGTCTTCACTTGTGATGATTGTCATCCGTACTGGGCTGGTTCTTGGATGCTAGGATGAATGAATGATTGATTTGTGTTTCCCTTATGTCGATTGATTGTTAGTattgttattctgtttacttcttTTGTTTTGTAATTAATGATTTTCTTTGCAGGTATTCGTCACTGATTTGTGGACTGAACATACACCATGGCCTTTCAACCAACTTCCCAGAAGCTATAGTTTCTTGGTGAAACATGGACCCTTGTGGAAGATGACATACTATGGTACAGCGCCACGAGTAATTCACCAGCCACATTTTGCTGCAACAGCAACATTCATCGCGAGGTGAGTACTGTAATTTTTCACGTTGAGTGAGcttcaaaattattattttaatttgTTATTAATCTGTTACTGTCATAGCATTCTTGACTTACTCTACCTGTAGCATAATTTTACCGATTTCTGATTTCTTACATCAAGGTGCTTTGATTGTGCAATTGATGGCAATAAATAACTGCATAATATAAATGATTAGTGACAATTTGTTAGTTACTCTTGCTCCTTTATAATTGTTTTTTTACTTGAAATGACGAGGGAGATGTTTGTCTCAAAAGGTATTGGTACCGCAGATTGGTTACTCTTATATTAGTCAGGATTGTCTCGTTGACTTGTACTTTGCCCAATCTTAGTAAGAGAATTTTATAATTGAAATAATAGCTATAATTACCATCAGTTTTGTAGACAATTTTGTGTTAGGGCCTCAAATCCTATGAAGCACTGATTTGGCGACATGGATACGGCTATACGGGTACGGTCAGGATGGGAATGGGCCGACCCGAACCTGGTCTTGGACCCGGCCCCTATGGGTGTGGCCCCAGGGCCAATTTGAGAGGCCATGGGTCGACCCATATAAAGAATAGTCCGTGGCCTTGGTGGCCCGATGGGTATTTCAGGTTGACCGATTTTTTTGCTTTACATTGCCTTGTGGACAAACAAGATGTTAAAATTAGGCACAGTTTAATGGAATCTGACTAGTGTAAATGAATAAGATTTCTAATACATGGTTAATAGAAAAAATCAAGCCGTCTGCTTGTGGTTTTGTACGTGCGCATCTTGCCGAAACATGTCAAGACAATTTTGTTGTTCATATACAAAAGAGTTCACCGTAAATTATATGACAGACTGCGTCACAAAATTGGCTCCTACGACAACGTTGACATGACGGGGATTGCAGTTGCTGTGAGATATAAGACCATAAGGTGGACACGGGATACATCAATTTCTAGATACAGCGATATGGTGAGTATATGTAAATAATTGATAATTAATAAAATACCATGTAATAAAGACAAAAACAAATTGAATGCATGAGATGAGATCAAAATACTGCCCCATTGGTTGCCTCCATGCCTCTTTTCAAGTCGTGAATGGTCATCAATGTCCTTAATCTTCGTGGTGTATGCAAAATACATCATATGATAGTATTATAATTTGTCAGTTTGGGATAGACATAATCACATAACGCTCAACAAGCATACCCAGCCTCTTCGTCTATGAGATCAACATCAATACTGTTGCTTGCATACTACCAACTGAAGATTGGCTGCCTGCCATGCCACTCCCTGCTGATGCCATGCCGAATTTACCTCCCTAGCAGTAGCAGCaggccagcaacaacaacaggtcAGGGGCAACTTTGTTTTTGAACATTAGTCAGCAGCAACTTAGAAGCTGTATTAAAAAAATATGGCCAGCGTTAGCAGCAACATGTGTCAGCAGGAACCATGTAAAAAAATGTCTTCAGTTGTGACTCGCCAGTCGTGATTAATCGCTagccagcaacaacagcagctcaGCAGCAATTCAGGCACTCAGCAATAAATAGAGGAGCACGGAAGGCAGCACCAGTTAACTAGCACACAGCGGGAGCGGCAGCAGAAAGTTACCTTGCTTGCTGCCGATGGAGATTCAACAACGGGTGGCGGCGACGGCAGCGACTCCATGCAGCGATGACGACGGCAGCGATGGGGCGTGCACAGGACCGCGTCGCGGGATTGGATCAAGCCGCTGGTCTTGCAATCGAGGAGATGAGGACCGGTATGTACCTAGGGTTATGTGTGCTTCTACTGTGCTCGGGCTGCGCTCCTGTCATCCCCGTATCCCGGACGTGTTGACGGCATGCCGGGCGGCGTATCAGATTTATTTTCTTgtcttaaaaaaataaaaaatcatgatACCTCTGGGATACGCGTATTGGTGCGGCGCTGTCCCGTACGTGGATATGCCAGTTTTGAACGTATCGGTGCTTCAGAGCTCAATTCTATGGTTGGGTGTGATGCTGTCATCACGAGACATACTAAGGGGGGTCTGCAGGATTCACAAATCCTGCTGGCGAATGTCTGAAATCTAGCTCTTTTCAAACTTAGCCACAATGTGCACATTTTACATAATTTATTTGGTATTTATCAATATTGAAGCGATATATATGTAGACGAGATTGCTTGTTAAAGATGTGTTGTATTGCAGCTGCAGGTCTGGGTGCTTATTTTGCAATAGTGAGTTGTATAATCTAGAATTTACCCATCTTTTCTTGCAGAGAGGTTGCCAAAGGTCTGATGAAGTACCAACCAGATGTGATTATCAGTGTACATCCTTTAATGCAACATGTCCCCCTTCGAGTTCTACGGTCCAGAGGTTTATTGGATAAGATTCCGTTCACAACTGTTATCACCGACTTGAGCACTTGTCACCCAACTTGGTATGCTGGTTTCAATGTTCGTATAACTTCATGTCAGTTTTTGGTTCCTTACCTTTAAGATAGGCATGCAATTGATCTTACAGTGAAATAGTTATGTTACTGCTTTCCATTAGGTTTCACAAGCTTGTGACTAGATGTTACTGTCCATCAGCCGAGGTGACAAAGAGAGCACTAAAAGCTGGACTGAAACCTTCACAAATTAAAGTCTATGGCCTCCCTGTACGCCCATCTTTTGCCAAACCTGTTCCACCAAAGGTAAACAATTTCTTCTACCAAACTAGATTCTGGATATTTTGCCTTCTGCACAAGTTACTGAGTGGTATATCTATGTTTGTCTTGTTTAATAGGATGAATTGCGTAGGGAGTTAGGTATGGATGAATATCTGCCTGCAGTTCTATTAATGGGCGGAGGTGAAGGGATGGGTCCTATTGAAGCCACTGCCCGAGCTCTGGATAATGCTTTATATGACGAAAGCCTCGGGGAACCCAGGGGTCAAATACTTATAATTTGCGGACGCAATAAGAAGTTGACTAACAGGTTGCAGTCAATTAATTGGAAAATTCCTGTTCAGGTGCTTCCTTAAAGCTGATTTTTAGCTTCCAGGCGACTGAAATTTGCAACAGTAATGCCTTATCAGTTTGTTCTACTAAAATTTTCTGTTATTTTGGCCGCTTTTTCTACCCTCACCAAGTTACTCCTTTAATGTTTCTTTTCCTCCTAATCTTAGGTGAAAGGTTTTGTTACAAAAATGGAGGAATGCATGGGTGCTTGTGACTGTATCATCACAAAGGTATGTTCTACAATAGATCCACATATTCAGATCATGCACTTGCCGATGTGATATGATATTGCATGATTGATGTTATCTGAATATACATGATCTATGGTAATTTGCAGGCAGGGCCTGGTACAATTGCAGAGGCGATGATTCGTGGCCTCCCCATTATTCTAAATGGTTACATTGCTGGGCAGGTAACTTCTTCTGCCACTTATCTTAGGGTCTGCATGGTTCTATCATTTGGCTGAGAGTTCTTCACTCTAGCTTGTAATGTTGTTCGGTAGTTTCGTATGATACCTTTGTGTTGAACAGTCAGGTCTCATTTGGTTGCATGGGATCCCAGGGGGATCCCCACTTATTCCCTGGGCGTAGAAACCATGGGCCGGATCGACCCAGGGAAATGTAGTGTGACATTTGGACACCCACATGAGGGAGGGACCCCGTCCCTTTCCACGGCCTTTCCCTGGGAGAGACTTCCACACCTAAATAGGTCGGGAGGGAAAACCTTGGCTTGCTCTCGCGACTGAGAAGCGACACCGCCCCCTGAGTTTCTCCCTCCAGCAACCAGGAACAGCGCCTCAGCCTCCCTGCGGCGACCGAAACGACGCCTCAGCCTCCCTCCGGTGAAGAACCCCCAAGCACAACACCTCTAAAATTGCTGTCCTCTGGTAACAGCGACGGCCACGCGGCCATGCTTCTCCTTCCACCAATATCCACTCAGTTTCAAATGTCTATCCTGGCTGGCAACCAGGATGACCAGACGTTCTTCTTTCTCTTTAATATACTTCATTTTTTTCTAAGAAATTTGGCACTTCCCTGACGCGATTCCCTCCCCCTGCCTCCAAACTCATCTGGGGATCTTCCCGTGGTGGCAGAGGATTTCCTATGACCATGGAAATCCCCCTGGTGGGATTACTACCCTGGAATATTTTATCCTTGCAACCAAAGGAGGCCTCAGTATACCCCCTTGTTCACGCTGGGCGTTCGGGT
This region includes:
- the LOC123397972 gene encoding probable monogalactosyldiacylglycerol synthase 1, chloroplastic; the encoded protein is MPPPTASSLPAAAADPALPAAFLSVPSPFLPSSPPLPAALAPSHASFLPRARGPRALAVSVSVTGPVSTAASRLHHMWGEFARFVRLHGNQIAPLGFASLGSAVGGGGGCGGGGGGGGGGGGDADGAVEEEGVARAEAPKKVLILMSDTGGGHRASAEAIKAAFAQEYGDDYQVFVTDLWTEHTPWPFNQLPRSYSFLVKHGPLWKMTYYGTAPRVIHQPHFAATATFIAREVAKGLMKYQPDVIISVHPLMQHVPLRVLRSRGLLDKIPFTTVITDLSTCHPTWFHKLVTRCYCPSAEVTKRALKAGLKPSQIKVYGLPVRPSFAKPVPPKDELRRELGMDEYLPAVLLMGGGEGMGPIEATARALDNALYDESLGEPRGQILIICGRNKKLTNRLQSINWKIPVQVKGFVTKMEECMGACDCIITKAGPGTIAEAMIRGLPIILNGYIAGQEAGNVPYVVENGCGKFSKSPEHIAKIVADWFGPRSDELQIMSQNALKLARPDAVLKIVHDLHELVRQKSFVPEYACAT